One window from the genome of Daphnia pulex isolate KAP4 chromosome 9, ASM2113471v1 encodes:
- the LOC124202723 gene encoding DNA-binding protein RFX2-like isoform X4 — MAATPVSFMSTDSRPAGSSSLSQVQQQQQQQQHGSIVAAVVEVVSSGEVAAQVEACDLTLSSASNSADNLHGNSDADAAAVAALEAEEAAEAKDASEEDNNTDHSSPITVTVTSGSTQYIAMAADGAVTDRSVYTSLTPVHAPASVVVSGNETLGGDSSVHSTYVQYVDGSPDSALYAATNGQMTYPAYTVVESGAMYSPGNNQYYTSGTGNNSITYSQVTPGQLTQTSGGTFLIQQGVDADGHTLITTTTRASPQTEGNGSSSAYLVTGSQSGHSPSSAAVGGGVDSDSHYSLAHATRVSPATVQWLIDNYETAEGVSLPRSTLYAHYLRHCNEHKLEPVNAASFGKLIRSVFLGLRTRRLGTRGNSKYHYYGIRVKPTSSLNQMSVEESSPPSVQRHSTNGKRGAKGGAHSSGGSMDATSPTHQQYLGDAAAALPHWPDLEADRNQLPQGIDVDDLQAFVTLYRDHCEAMLDAVISLQFNTVETIWRHFWRSANNNEAVDVGMEEDPEKILPKAKLYVLSRCEPVLIFVKKADYQFYQNLVEVLIPDVLKEIPGSFTSSIRSFAKSLENWLLTAMNGCPEDIIIVKVAAVNAFSQTLRRYTSLNHLAQAARAVLHNPPQITQMLADLNRVDFHNIQEQGAWVCRCDPDLVAWLENDFKVTLHNQATLEQWVQWLERVVDRVIKPFESGSTQEFVRVARQFLLKWSFYSSMVIRDLTLRSAASFGSFHLIRLLYDEYIFYLVEHRVAMVTGETPIAVMSEFVNMTLRPKDEDEAGSVPPSPSGSSSASLHVGISTPLSAQQQHKSGANNNSQQQQHPQMADGGSSSSSSNSVKRPKLS, encoded by the exons cagcagcaacaacaacagcaacaacacggGAGTATAGTGGCCGCCGTCGTCGAAGTGGTTAGCAGTGGAGAAGTGGCCGCCCAAGTGGAAGCTTGCGATCTAACCTTATCTTCGGCCAGCAACAGCGCCGACAATTTg CACGGTAATTCGGATGCGGAtgcggctgctgttgctgcactAGAAGCGGAAGAAGCGGCCGAAGCCAAAGACGCTAGCGAAGAAGACAACAACACGGACCATTCATCGCCTATCACGGTGACGGTCACGTCCGGCAGCACCCAATACATCGCCATGGCGG cCGACGGTGCGGTAACTGACCGATCCGTCTACACTTCTCTCACTCCCGTACACGCACCTGCGTCCGTCGTCG TGAGCGGGAACGAGACGCTGGGCGGTGATTCGTCGGTTCACTCCACGTACGTCCAATACGTCGACGGGTCTCCCGATTCGGCTTTGTACGCGGCAACTAACGGGCAAAT GACTTATCCGGCCTACACGGTGGTGGAATCGGGCGCCATGTACTCGCCCGGCAACAACCAATACTACACGAGTGGCACTGGCAACAACAGCATCACTTACTCACAA GTGACTCCGGGACAATTGACGCAGACGAGTGGTGGGACATTTCTGATCCAGCAAGGCGTCGACGCCGACGGCCACACgctcatcaccaccaccaccagagcGTCTCCTCAAACG GAAGGAAACGGGTCCTCGTCCGCTTACCTAGTGACGGGCTCACAATCTGGTCACAGCCCCTCGTCGGCCGCTGTCGGTGGAGGTGTCGATTCCGATTCCCATTACAGTTTGGCCCACGCCACCCGAGTCTCGCCCGCCACC GTTCAATGGCTCATTGATAATTACGAGACGGCCGAAGGGGTGAGCCTCCCGCGGTCCACCCTCTACGCCCATTACCTGAGGCACTGCAACGAGCACAAGCTGGAGCCCGTCAACGCCGCCTCCTTTGGCAAACTCATCCGTTCCGTCTTTTTGGGATTGAGGACCAGGCGACTGGGCACCAG AGGCAATTCCAAGTACCACTATTACGGCATCCGGGTGAAAccgacgtcgtcgttgaaTCAAATGTCGGTCGAAGAGTCTAGTCCGCCTAGCGTCCAGCGGCACTCGACCAACGGCAAGCGCGGAGCCAAAGGAGGGGCTCACAGCAGCGGCGGGAGTATGGACGCCACCTCTCCCACCCACCAGCAGTACCTGG GCGACGCTGCCGCCGCTTTGCCGCACTGGCCCGACTTGGAAGCCGATCGCAATCAACTGCCTCAGGGCATCGACGTCGACGATCTCCAGGCCTTTGTCACACTTTACCGCGATCACTGCGAG GCCATGCTGGACGCGGTCATCAGCTTGCAGTTCAACACGGTGGAAACGATCTGGCGCCACTTTTGGCGCAGCGCCAACAACAACGAGGCCGTCGACGTCGGCATGGAAGAGGATCCCGAAAAAATCCTGCCAAA GGCTAAACTTTACGTCCTTTCGCGTTGCGAGCCCGTCTTGATTTTCGTCAAGAAGGCCGACTACCAGTTCTATCAGAATCTGGTGGAAGTGCTCATACCGGACGTCCTCAAGGAAATCCCCGGCTCGTTCACCAGTTCCATACGCAGTTTCGCCAAATCGCTGGAGAATTGGCTCTTGACGGCCATGAACGGCTGTCCGGAagacatcatcatcgtcaag GTGGCGGCCGTGAACGCCTTTTCGCAGACCCTGAGGCGCTACACTTCCCTGAACCATTTGGCCCAGGCGGCCCGCGCCGTCCTGCACAATCCGCCGCAAATCACCCAGATGCTGGCCGATCTCAACCGCGTCGATTTCCACAACATCCAGGAGCAG GGTGCCTGGGTGTGCCGCTGCGATCCTGATCTGGTGGCCTGGCTGGAAAACGACTTTAAAGTCACGTTGCATAATCAGGCCACCCTGGAGCAGTGGGTCCAGTGGCTGGAGAGGGTCGTCGACCGCGTCATCAAACCTTTTGAAAGCGGATCCACCCAGGAGTTTGTCCGCGTTGCCCGCCAGTTTCTGCTCAAATGGTCTTTTTATAG TTCGATGGTGATCCGCGATTTGACTCTGAGGTCGGCCGCCTCGTTCGGCTCTTTCCACTTGATCCGGCTCCTCTACGACGAGTACATTTTCTACCTGGTGGAGCACCGGGTGGCCATGGTGACGGGCGAGACGCCCATCGCCGTTATGAGCGAATTCGTCAACATGACGCTGCGTCCCAAGGATGAGGACGAGGCCGGCTCGGTCCCTCCGTCGCCCAGCGGATCCTCGTCGGCTTCGCTCCACGTCGGTATCTCGACCCCCCTGTcggcccaacaacaacacaagtcCGGCGCCAACAACAAtagtcaacagcagcagcatccgcaAATGGCCgacggcggcagcagcagctcctcctCCAACAGCGTCAAACGGCCCAAATTGAGTTGA
- the LOC124202723 gene encoding DNA-binding protein RFX2-like isoform X7, with amino-acid sequence MAATPVSFMSTDSRPAGSSSLSQVQQQQQQQQHGSIVAAVVEVVSSGEVAAQVEACDLTLSSASNSADNLGVQHGNSDADAAAVAALEAEEAAEAKDASEEDNNTDHSSPITVTVTSGSTQYIAMAVSGNETLGGDSSVHSTYVQYVDGSPDSALYAATNGQMTYPAYTVVESGAMYSPGNNQYYTSGTGNNSITYSQVTPGQLTQTSGGTFLIQQGVDADGHTLITTTTRASPQTEGNGSSSAYLVTGSQSGHSPSSAAVGGGVDSDSHYSLAHATRVSPATVQWLIDNYETAEGVSLPRSTLYAHYLRHCNEHKLEPVNAASFGKLIRSVFLGLRTRRLGTRGNSKYHYYGIRVKPTSSLNQMSVEESSPPSVQRHSTNGKRGAKGGAHSSGGSMDATSPTHQQYLGDAAAALPHWPDLEADRNQLPQGIDVDDLQAFVTLYRDHCEAMLDAVISLQFNTVETIWRHFWRSANNNEAVDVGMEEDPEKILPKAKLYVLSRCEPVLIFVKKADYQFYQNLVEVLIPDVLKEIPGSFTSSIRSFAKSLENWLLTAMNGCPEDIIIVKVAAVNAFSQTLRRYTSLNHLAQAARAVLHNPPQITQMLADLNRVDFHNIQEQGAWVCRCDPDLVAWLENDFKVTLHNQATLEQWVQWLERVVDRVIKPFESGSTQEFVRVARQFLLKWSFYSSMVIRDLTLRSAASFGSFHLIRLLYDEYIFYLVEHRVAMVTGETPIAVMSEFVNMTLRPKDEDEAGSVPPSPSGSSSASLHVGISTPLSAQQQHKSGANNNSQQQQHPQMADGGSSSSSSNSVKRPKLS; translated from the exons cagcagcaacaacaacagcaacaacacggGAGTATAGTGGCCGCCGTCGTCGAAGTGGTTAGCAGTGGAGAAGTGGCCGCCCAAGTGGAAGCTTGCGATCTAACCTTATCTTCGGCCAGCAACAGCGCCGACAATTTg gGAGTGCAGCACGGTAATTCGGATGCGGAtgcggctgctgttgctgcactAGAAGCGGAAGAAGCGGCCGAAGCCAAAGACGCTAGCGAAGAAGACAACAACACGGACCATTCATCGCCTATCACGGTGACGGTCACGTCCGGCAGCACCCAATACATCGCCATGGCGG TGAGCGGGAACGAGACGCTGGGCGGTGATTCGTCGGTTCACTCCACGTACGTCCAATACGTCGACGGGTCTCCCGATTCGGCTTTGTACGCGGCAACTAACGGGCAAAT GACTTATCCGGCCTACACGGTGGTGGAATCGGGCGCCATGTACTCGCCCGGCAACAACCAATACTACACGAGTGGCACTGGCAACAACAGCATCACTTACTCACAA GTGACTCCGGGACAATTGACGCAGACGAGTGGTGGGACATTTCTGATCCAGCAAGGCGTCGACGCCGACGGCCACACgctcatcaccaccaccaccagagcGTCTCCTCAAACG GAAGGAAACGGGTCCTCGTCCGCTTACCTAGTGACGGGCTCACAATCTGGTCACAGCCCCTCGTCGGCCGCTGTCGGTGGAGGTGTCGATTCCGATTCCCATTACAGTTTGGCCCACGCCACCCGAGTCTCGCCCGCCACC GTTCAATGGCTCATTGATAATTACGAGACGGCCGAAGGGGTGAGCCTCCCGCGGTCCACCCTCTACGCCCATTACCTGAGGCACTGCAACGAGCACAAGCTGGAGCCCGTCAACGCCGCCTCCTTTGGCAAACTCATCCGTTCCGTCTTTTTGGGATTGAGGACCAGGCGACTGGGCACCAG AGGCAATTCCAAGTACCACTATTACGGCATCCGGGTGAAAccgacgtcgtcgttgaaTCAAATGTCGGTCGAAGAGTCTAGTCCGCCTAGCGTCCAGCGGCACTCGACCAACGGCAAGCGCGGAGCCAAAGGAGGGGCTCACAGCAGCGGCGGGAGTATGGACGCCACCTCTCCCACCCACCAGCAGTACCTGG GCGACGCTGCCGCCGCTTTGCCGCACTGGCCCGACTTGGAAGCCGATCGCAATCAACTGCCTCAGGGCATCGACGTCGACGATCTCCAGGCCTTTGTCACACTTTACCGCGATCACTGCGAG GCCATGCTGGACGCGGTCATCAGCTTGCAGTTCAACACGGTGGAAACGATCTGGCGCCACTTTTGGCGCAGCGCCAACAACAACGAGGCCGTCGACGTCGGCATGGAAGAGGATCCCGAAAAAATCCTGCCAAA GGCTAAACTTTACGTCCTTTCGCGTTGCGAGCCCGTCTTGATTTTCGTCAAGAAGGCCGACTACCAGTTCTATCAGAATCTGGTGGAAGTGCTCATACCGGACGTCCTCAAGGAAATCCCCGGCTCGTTCACCAGTTCCATACGCAGTTTCGCCAAATCGCTGGAGAATTGGCTCTTGACGGCCATGAACGGCTGTCCGGAagacatcatcatcgtcaag GTGGCGGCCGTGAACGCCTTTTCGCAGACCCTGAGGCGCTACACTTCCCTGAACCATTTGGCCCAGGCGGCCCGCGCCGTCCTGCACAATCCGCCGCAAATCACCCAGATGCTGGCCGATCTCAACCGCGTCGATTTCCACAACATCCAGGAGCAG GGTGCCTGGGTGTGCCGCTGCGATCCTGATCTGGTGGCCTGGCTGGAAAACGACTTTAAAGTCACGTTGCATAATCAGGCCACCCTGGAGCAGTGGGTCCAGTGGCTGGAGAGGGTCGTCGACCGCGTCATCAAACCTTTTGAAAGCGGATCCACCCAGGAGTTTGTCCGCGTTGCCCGCCAGTTTCTGCTCAAATGGTCTTTTTATAG TTCGATGGTGATCCGCGATTTGACTCTGAGGTCGGCCGCCTCGTTCGGCTCTTTCCACTTGATCCGGCTCCTCTACGACGAGTACATTTTCTACCTGGTGGAGCACCGGGTGGCCATGGTGACGGGCGAGACGCCCATCGCCGTTATGAGCGAATTCGTCAACATGACGCTGCGTCCCAAGGATGAGGACGAGGCCGGCTCGGTCCCTCCGTCGCCCAGCGGATCCTCGTCGGCTTCGCTCCACGTCGGTATCTCGACCCCCCTGTcggcccaacaacaacacaagtcCGGCGCCAACAACAAtagtcaacagcagcagcatccgcaAATGGCCgacggcggcagcagcagctcctcctCCAACAGCGTCAAACGGCCCAAATTGAGTTGA
- the LOC124202723 gene encoding DNA-binding protein RFX2-like isoform X11 — MAATPVSFMSTDSRPAGSSSLSQVQQQQQQQQHGSIVAAVVEVVSSGEVAAQVEACDLTLSSASNSADNLGVQHGNSDADAAAVAALEAEEAAEAKDASEEDNNTDHSSPITVTVTSGSTQYIAMAVSGNETLGGDSSVHSTTYPAYTVVESGAMYSPGNNQYYTSGTGNNSITYSQVTPGQLTQTSGGTFLIQQGVDADGHTLITTTTRASPQTEGNGSSSAYLVTGSQSGHSPSSAAVGGGVDSDSHYSLAHATRVSPATVQWLIDNYETAEGVSLPRSTLYAHYLRHCNEHKLEPVNAASFGKLIRSVFLGLRTRRLGTRGNSKYHYYGIRVKPTSSLNQMSVEESSPPSVQRHSTNGKRGAKGGAHSSGGSMDATSPTHQQYLGDAAAALPHWPDLEADRNQLPQGIDVDDLQAFVTLYRDHCEAMLDAVISLQFNTVETIWRHFWRSANNNEAVDVGMEEDPEKILPKAKLYVLSRCEPVLIFVKKADYQFYQNLVEVLIPDVLKEIPGSFTSSIRSFAKSLENWLLTAMNGCPEDIIIVKVAAVNAFSQTLRRYTSLNHLAQAARAVLHNPPQITQMLADLNRVDFHNIQEQGAWVCRCDPDLVAWLENDFKVTLHNQATLEQWVQWLERVVDRVIKPFESGSTQEFVRVARQFLLKWSFYSSMVIRDLTLRSAASFGSFHLIRLLYDEYIFYLVEHRVAMVTGETPIAVMSEFVNMTLRPKDEDEAGSVPPSPSGSSSASLHVGISTPLSAQQQHKSGANNNSQQQQHPQMADGGSSSSSSNSVKRPKLS, encoded by the exons cagcagcaacaacaacagcaacaacacggGAGTATAGTGGCCGCCGTCGTCGAAGTGGTTAGCAGTGGAGAAGTGGCCGCCCAAGTGGAAGCTTGCGATCTAACCTTATCTTCGGCCAGCAACAGCGCCGACAATTTg gGAGTGCAGCACGGTAATTCGGATGCGGAtgcggctgctgttgctgcactAGAAGCGGAAGAAGCGGCCGAAGCCAAAGACGCTAGCGAAGAAGACAACAACACGGACCATTCATCGCCTATCACGGTGACGGTCACGTCCGGCAGCACCCAATACATCGCCATGGCGG TGAGCGGGAACGAGACGCTGGGCGGTGATTCGTCGGTTCACTCCAC GACTTATCCGGCCTACACGGTGGTGGAATCGGGCGCCATGTACTCGCCCGGCAACAACCAATACTACACGAGTGGCACTGGCAACAACAGCATCACTTACTCACAA GTGACTCCGGGACAATTGACGCAGACGAGTGGTGGGACATTTCTGATCCAGCAAGGCGTCGACGCCGACGGCCACACgctcatcaccaccaccaccagagcGTCTCCTCAAACG GAAGGAAACGGGTCCTCGTCCGCTTACCTAGTGACGGGCTCACAATCTGGTCACAGCCCCTCGTCGGCCGCTGTCGGTGGAGGTGTCGATTCCGATTCCCATTACAGTTTGGCCCACGCCACCCGAGTCTCGCCCGCCACC GTTCAATGGCTCATTGATAATTACGAGACGGCCGAAGGGGTGAGCCTCCCGCGGTCCACCCTCTACGCCCATTACCTGAGGCACTGCAACGAGCACAAGCTGGAGCCCGTCAACGCCGCCTCCTTTGGCAAACTCATCCGTTCCGTCTTTTTGGGATTGAGGACCAGGCGACTGGGCACCAG AGGCAATTCCAAGTACCACTATTACGGCATCCGGGTGAAAccgacgtcgtcgttgaaTCAAATGTCGGTCGAAGAGTCTAGTCCGCCTAGCGTCCAGCGGCACTCGACCAACGGCAAGCGCGGAGCCAAAGGAGGGGCTCACAGCAGCGGCGGGAGTATGGACGCCACCTCTCCCACCCACCAGCAGTACCTGG GCGACGCTGCCGCCGCTTTGCCGCACTGGCCCGACTTGGAAGCCGATCGCAATCAACTGCCTCAGGGCATCGACGTCGACGATCTCCAGGCCTTTGTCACACTTTACCGCGATCACTGCGAG GCCATGCTGGACGCGGTCATCAGCTTGCAGTTCAACACGGTGGAAACGATCTGGCGCCACTTTTGGCGCAGCGCCAACAACAACGAGGCCGTCGACGTCGGCATGGAAGAGGATCCCGAAAAAATCCTGCCAAA GGCTAAACTTTACGTCCTTTCGCGTTGCGAGCCCGTCTTGATTTTCGTCAAGAAGGCCGACTACCAGTTCTATCAGAATCTGGTGGAAGTGCTCATACCGGACGTCCTCAAGGAAATCCCCGGCTCGTTCACCAGTTCCATACGCAGTTTCGCCAAATCGCTGGAGAATTGGCTCTTGACGGCCATGAACGGCTGTCCGGAagacatcatcatcgtcaag GTGGCGGCCGTGAACGCCTTTTCGCAGACCCTGAGGCGCTACACTTCCCTGAACCATTTGGCCCAGGCGGCCCGCGCCGTCCTGCACAATCCGCCGCAAATCACCCAGATGCTGGCCGATCTCAACCGCGTCGATTTCCACAACATCCAGGAGCAG GGTGCCTGGGTGTGCCGCTGCGATCCTGATCTGGTGGCCTGGCTGGAAAACGACTTTAAAGTCACGTTGCATAATCAGGCCACCCTGGAGCAGTGGGTCCAGTGGCTGGAGAGGGTCGTCGACCGCGTCATCAAACCTTTTGAAAGCGGATCCACCCAGGAGTTTGTCCGCGTTGCCCGCCAGTTTCTGCTCAAATGGTCTTTTTATAG TTCGATGGTGATCCGCGATTTGACTCTGAGGTCGGCCGCCTCGTTCGGCTCTTTCCACTTGATCCGGCTCCTCTACGACGAGTACATTTTCTACCTGGTGGAGCACCGGGTGGCCATGGTGACGGGCGAGACGCCCATCGCCGTTATGAGCGAATTCGTCAACATGACGCTGCGTCCCAAGGATGAGGACGAGGCCGGCTCGGTCCCTCCGTCGCCCAGCGGATCCTCGTCGGCTTCGCTCCACGTCGGTATCTCGACCCCCCTGTcggcccaacaacaacacaagtcCGGCGCCAACAACAAtagtcaacagcagcagcatccgcaAATGGCCgacggcggcagcagcagctcctcctCCAACAGCGTCAAACGGCCCAAATTGAGTTGA
- the LOC124202723 gene encoding DNA-binding protein RFX2-like isoform X1 — MAATPVSFMSTDSRPAGSSSLSQVQQQQQQQQHGSIVAAVVEVVSSGEVAAQVEACDLTLSSASNSADNLGVQHGNSDADAAAVAALEAEEAAEAKDASEEDNNTDHSSPITVTVTSGSTQYIAMAADGAVTDRSVYTSLTPVHAPASVVVSGNETLGGDSSVHSTYVQYVDGSPDSALYAATNGQMTYPAYTVVESGAMYSPGNNQYYTSGTGNNSITYSQVTPGQLTQTSGGTFLIQQGVDADGHTLITTTTRASPQTEGNGSSSAYLVTGSQSGHSPSSAAVGGGVDSDSHYSLAHATRVSPATVQWLIDNYETAEGVSLPRSTLYAHYLRHCNEHKLEPVNAASFGKLIRSVFLGLRTRRLGTRGNSKYHYYGIRVKPTSSLNQMSVEESSPPSVQRHSTNGKRGAKGGAHSSGGSMDATSPTHQQYLGDAAAALPHWPDLEADRNQLPQGIDVDDLQAFVTLYRDHCEAMLDAVISLQFNTVETIWRHFWRSANNNEAVDVGMEEDPEKILPKAKLYVLSRCEPVLIFVKKADYQFYQNLVEVLIPDVLKEIPGSFTSSIRSFAKSLENWLLTAMNGCPEDIIIVKVAAVNAFSQTLRRYTSLNHLAQAARAVLHNPPQITQMLADLNRVDFHNIQEQGAWVCRCDPDLVAWLENDFKVTLHNQATLEQWVQWLERVVDRVIKPFESGSTQEFVRVARQFLLKWSFYSSMVIRDLTLRSAASFGSFHLIRLLYDEYIFYLVEHRVAMVTGETPIAVMSEFVNMTLRPKDEDEAGSVPPSPSGSSSASLHVGISTPLSAQQQHKSGANNNSQQQQHPQMADGGSSSSSSNSVKRPKLS, encoded by the exons cagcagcaacaacaacagcaacaacacggGAGTATAGTGGCCGCCGTCGTCGAAGTGGTTAGCAGTGGAGAAGTGGCCGCCCAAGTGGAAGCTTGCGATCTAACCTTATCTTCGGCCAGCAACAGCGCCGACAATTTg gGAGTGCAGCACGGTAATTCGGATGCGGAtgcggctgctgttgctgcactAGAAGCGGAAGAAGCGGCCGAAGCCAAAGACGCTAGCGAAGAAGACAACAACACGGACCATTCATCGCCTATCACGGTGACGGTCACGTCCGGCAGCACCCAATACATCGCCATGGCGG cCGACGGTGCGGTAACTGACCGATCCGTCTACACTTCTCTCACTCCCGTACACGCACCTGCGTCCGTCGTCG TGAGCGGGAACGAGACGCTGGGCGGTGATTCGTCGGTTCACTCCACGTACGTCCAATACGTCGACGGGTCTCCCGATTCGGCTTTGTACGCGGCAACTAACGGGCAAAT GACTTATCCGGCCTACACGGTGGTGGAATCGGGCGCCATGTACTCGCCCGGCAACAACCAATACTACACGAGTGGCACTGGCAACAACAGCATCACTTACTCACAA GTGACTCCGGGACAATTGACGCAGACGAGTGGTGGGACATTTCTGATCCAGCAAGGCGTCGACGCCGACGGCCACACgctcatcaccaccaccaccagagcGTCTCCTCAAACG GAAGGAAACGGGTCCTCGTCCGCTTACCTAGTGACGGGCTCACAATCTGGTCACAGCCCCTCGTCGGCCGCTGTCGGTGGAGGTGTCGATTCCGATTCCCATTACAGTTTGGCCCACGCCACCCGAGTCTCGCCCGCCACC GTTCAATGGCTCATTGATAATTACGAGACGGCCGAAGGGGTGAGCCTCCCGCGGTCCACCCTCTACGCCCATTACCTGAGGCACTGCAACGAGCACAAGCTGGAGCCCGTCAACGCCGCCTCCTTTGGCAAACTCATCCGTTCCGTCTTTTTGGGATTGAGGACCAGGCGACTGGGCACCAG AGGCAATTCCAAGTACCACTATTACGGCATCCGGGTGAAAccgacgtcgtcgttgaaTCAAATGTCGGTCGAAGAGTCTAGTCCGCCTAGCGTCCAGCGGCACTCGACCAACGGCAAGCGCGGAGCCAAAGGAGGGGCTCACAGCAGCGGCGGGAGTATGGACGCCACCTCTCCCACCCACCAGCAGTACCTGG GCGACGCTGCCGCCGCTTTGCCGCACTGGCCCGACTTGGAAGCCGATCGCAATCAACTGCCTCAGGGCATCGACGTCGACGATCTCCAGGCCTTTGTCACACTTTACCGCGATCACTGCGAG GCCATGCTGGACGCGGTCATCAGCTTGCAGTTCAACACGGTGGAAACGATCTGGCGCCACTTTTGGCGCAGCGCCAACAACAACGAGGCCGTCGACGTCGGCATGGAAGAGGATCCCGAAAAAATCCTGCCAAA GGCTAAACTTTACGTCCTTTCGCGTTGCGAGCCCGTCTTGATTTTCGTCAAGAAGGCCGACTACCAGTTCTATCAGAATCTGGTGGAAGTGCTCATACCGGACGTCCTCAAGGAAATCCCCGGCTCGTTCACCAGTTCCATACGCAGTTTCGCCAAATCGCTGGAGAATTGGCTCTTGACGGCCATGAACGGCTGTCCGGAagacatcatcatcgtcaag GTGGCGGCCGTGAACGCCTTTTCGCAGACCCTGAGGCGCTACACTTCCCTGAACCATTTGGCCCAGGCGGCCCGCGCCGTCCTGCACAATCCGCCGCAAATCACCCAGATGCTGGCCGATCTCAACCGCGTCGATTTCCACAACATCCAGGAGCAG GGTGCCTGGGTGTGCCGCTGCGATCCTGATCTGGTGGCCTGGCTGGAAAACGACTTTAAAGTCACGTTGCATAATCAGGCCACCCTGGAGCAGTGGGTCCAGTGGCTGGAGAGGGTCGTCGACCGCGTCATCAAACCTTTTGAAAGCGGATCCACCCAGGAGTTTGTCCGCGTTGCCCGCCAGTTTCTGCTCAAATGGTCTTTTTATAG TTCGATGGTGATCCGCGATTTGACTCTGAGGTCGGCCGCCTCGTTCGGCTCTTTCCACTTGATCCGGCTCCTCTACGACGAGTACATTTTCTACCTGGTGGAGCACCGGGTGGCCATGGTGACGGGCGAGACGCCCATCGCCGTTATGAGCGAATTCGTCAACATGACGCTGCGTCCCAAGGATGAGGACGAGGCCGGCTCGGTCCCTCCGTCGCCCAGCGGATCCTCGTCGGCTTCGCTCCACGTCGGTATCTCGACCCCCCTGTcggcccaacaacaacacaagtcCGGCGCCAACAACAAtagtcaacagcagcagcatccgcaAATGGCCgacggcggcagcagcagctcctcctCCAACAGCGTCAAACGGCCCAAATTGAGTTGA